Proteins encoded in a region of the Deltaproteobacteria bacterium genome:
- a CDS encoding amidohydrolase family protein yields the protein MPTYDVIVQGGMIVDGTRLPRYRADIGIKNGRIAKIGRLPAHEATKTIDANGLIVAPGFIDLHTHYDAQIYWDPYCTISGWHGVTSAVIGNCGFGFAPVRPEERDRSMLTMTRVEAIPYASMKAGMPWDWVTFPEYLDSVERTPKGINLLPYVPVAPIMIWAMGLDGAKSGRLPTEKETQAMCQLIHDGMDAGGCGWSAQRLGANSIQMDYDGTPMVTDIMHDETCMAFARVLAERNEGFIQSIFLSPTGKNDDAQRHFEALARESGRPILYNVVQASDRFPERHRNQLDWLERCRAEGLRIYGQGVTTDPGFVFTFEDWNLWDDDPAWLEATVGTVEEKRTKLADPKRRPGLKNTTSGLISDSFEDIFVLSVKRPDLKQWENLKLREIAARQGKHPVDAMLDLAVADDLKTEFYTTIGCSLSYLSEIVRSDLALLGVSDGGAHTKFFTAGRYPTETIQRLVRDNPVLSLEEAHWKLSAQPAWCAGFRDRGTLREGSPADIVIYDYDNIKVLPMEVAYDMPGNEWRRVQHAEGYHYVMVNGEVTIKDDQPTGVTPGKLLRHGQG from the coding sequence CATGATCGTCGATGGCACCCGCTTGCCGCGTTACCGCGCCGATATCGGTATCAAAAACGGCCGGATCGCGAAGATTGGCCGCTTGCCGGCTCACGAAGCGACGAAAACGATCGATGCCAACGGCCTCATCGTCGCGCCCGGGTTTATCGATCTGCACACCCATTATGACGCCCAGATTTATTGGGACCCCTACTGCACGATTTCCGGGTGGCATGGTGTCACTTCGGCGGTAATCGGCAACTGTGGTTTCGGCTTTGCGCCCGTGCGTCCGGAAGAGCGCGATCGCTCGATGCTGACGATGACGCGCGTGGAGGCGATTCCTTATGCCTCGATGAAAGCTGGCATGCCGTGGGACTGGGTCACGTTCCCCGAGTATCTCGACAGCGTGGAGCGCACCCCGAAAGGCATCAACCTTCTCCCGTATGTGCCGGTGGCGCCGATCATGATCTGGGCCATGGGGTTGGATGGGGCGAAGTCGGGCCGTCTGCCCACAGAGAAAGAAACCCAGGCGATGTGCCAGCTCATCCACGATGGCATGGATGCCGGTGGCTGCGGCTGGTCGGCGCAGCGGCTTGGCGCCAATAGCATTCAGATGGACTATGACGGCACGCCCATGGTGACGGACATCATGCACGATGAGACTTGCATGGCTTTCGCGCGGGTATTGGCGGAGCGCAACGAAGGCTTCATCCAGTCGATTTTTCTCTCGCCTACCGGCAAGAATGACGATGCGCAGCGCCACTTCGAGGCGCTGGCGCGAGAGAGCGGACGACCGATCCTGTACAACGTGGTGCAGGCCAGCGACCGCTTTCCGGAGCGCCACCGCAATCAGCTCGATTGGTTGGAACGTTGCCGCGCCGAAGGCTTGCGAATCTACGGTCAGGGAGTCACGACTGACCCCGGCTTTGTGTTCACCTTTGAAGATTGGAACCTGTGGGACGACGACCCGGCGTGGCTTGAAGCGACAGTAGGTACGGTGGAAGAGAAACGCACAAAGCTGGCCGACCCGAAGCGACGCCCAGGGTTGAAGAACACCACCTCCGGTCTGATTAGCGATTCCTTCGAGGATATTTTTGTGCTCTCCGTCAAACGTCCGGATCTCAAACAATGGGAAAACTTAAAGCTGAGGGAAATTGCCGCACGACAAGGAAAGCATCCGGTGGACGCCATGCTGGATCTCGCTGTGGCGGATGACTTGAAGACCGAGTTCTACACGACCATCGGTTGTAGTTTATCGTATCTTTCGGAGATTGTGCGCTCCGATCTCGCACTCCTCGGCGTATCGGATGGCGGTGCGCACACGAAATTCTTCACCGCTGGCCGGTATCCCACGGAAACGATCCAACGGCTCGTGCGTGATAACCCAGTGCTCAGCCTGGAAGAAGCGCATTGGAAGCTCAGTGCCCAGCCGGCGTGGTGCGCCGGATTCCGTGATCGCGGAACCCTGCGTGAAGGCTCGCCGGCGGACATCGTCATCTACGATTACGACAACATCAAAGTCCTACCGATGGAAGTCGCCTACGACATGCCAGGCAACGAATGGCGGCGCGTGCAGCATGCTGAAGGCTACCACTACGTGATGGTCAATGGCGAAGTGACGATCAAAGACGACCAGCCGACCGGCGTAACCCCCGGCAAACTCCTGCGCCACGGGCAGGGGTGA
- a CDS encoding nitronate monooxygenase, whose amino-acid sequence MTTTRLLETITNRLRLPLIAAPMLSVSGPELVIAACCSGVIGAFPVANARTVEGLETWLRQIETALADAAETRPERPPAPFCPNLIIKRAEMKAELACLVRHRVEMVITSVGSPVETIGPLHDVGCLVFADVATLRHAEKAIAAGVDGLVLLTAGAGGQTGWMNPLAFVRAVRGMYDGSLVLAGGISDGLALWTAQTLGCELAYMGTKFIATDESMADPAYKRMLVESEMDDVLLTQAFTGLDTNMLRPSIVAAGLDLANLPPRVSPEEAAKNFSHEALHPGLRRYKDIWSAGHSVSGVTRVQSAAALIEQTWHEYQAARVQTVRLLQSY is encoded by the coding sequence ATGACCACGACACGATTGCTGGAGACGATTACAAACCGTCTCCGTCTGCCTCTGATCGCCGCGCCGATGCTGTCTGTGTCCGGCCCTGAGCTAGTCATTGCCGCCTGTTGTAGTGGCGTGATCGGCGCGTTCCCGGTCGCCAATGCTCGCACGGTCGAGGGACTTGAGACCTGGCTCCGGCAAATCGAGACCGCGCTTGCCGATGCAGCCGAGACCCGGCCTGAGCGTCCCCCGGCTCCGTTTTGTCCCAACCTGATTATCAAACGTGCTGAGATGAAAGCCGAACTCGCTTGCCTCGTGCGGCATCGAGTCGAGATGGTCATTACCAGCGTGGGGTCGCCAGTCGAAACTATCGGCCCGTTGCATGATGTCGGCTGCCTGGTATTTGCCGACGTGGCAACCTTGCGGCACGCGGAGAAAGCGATTGCTGCAGGTGTGGACGGACTCGTGCTCTTGACGGCGGGCGCAGGAGGACAAACTGGATGGATGAATCCGCTCGCCTTCGTGCGTGCGGTTCGCGGTATGTATGACGGTTCGCTTGTCCTTGCCGGTGGCATCTCCGACGGACTCGCCCTGTGGACTGCGCAGACGCTGGGCTGCGAGCTGGCCTACATGGGGACGAAGTTCATCGCCACGGATGAGAGCATGGCGGACCCGGCCTACAAACGCATGCTCGTCGAGTCCGAGATGGACGATGTCCTGCTTACGCAAGCGTTCACTGGTCTGGACACCAACATGCTCAGGCCGTCGATTGTTGCCGCCGGTCTTGATCTGGCCAATTTGCCGCCACGCGTATCGCCCGAAGAAGCGGCCAAGAACTTTAGTCACGAAGCGCTCCATCCCGGCTTACGACGGTATAAAGATATCTGGAGCGCCGGGCATTCGGTGTCTGGTGTGACTCGGGTACAAAGCGCCGCAGCCTTGATCGAGCAGACGTGGCACGAGTACCAAGCTGCCCGCGTCCAGACCGTGCGCCTGCTCCAATCCTACTAG
- a CDS encoding amidohydrolase family protein: protein MYDILIKNGTVVDGTGAPRMRADVAIANGRIAAIGKVSEGAKRIIDASDLIVTPGFIDPHTHYDAQICWDPLLSPSSWHGVTSVVMGNCGVGLAPCRPEVREIAAWDLVNVEAIPIDVLSKGISWDWVTFPEYMNSAQKRGLGVNVGFLAPLTPFRHYVMGEESMDRAATPEETARIKALLKEAVTAGAFGFTTTAIPQHIGYKARPLACRLASRDELKAYANALKELGRGTIELALTASAGELSDEEYDLLDFLLTESARPVTWLGVISRDDKPEAGPDVLRKADPLIKRGGIPQVTCRPFVIQIDLRNPFIFANHPSWNPVFNRTPEEQMRVYRDPEFRRAFRKELEKPRIFSGRWERLEVKEVSNPAMKPLEGKTVAEIAQQRGKDGLDTFLDLALEDELKIQYTIVLFNANEDLIPELITDSRTLIGLSDGGAHVDMLCDAGYCTYLLGTWVRDKQVMTLERAIQRLTSEPAGFFGMRDRGQLKVGMAADVAIFDYHTVGSGKRPQMRYDLPGGGRRLVMPAHGVQYTIVNGQVLYAEQQHSGALPGHVLRSGGTATSL from the coding sequence ATGTACGACATTTTGATTAAGAATGGCACCGTGGTCGATGGCACAGGGGCCCCGCGCATGCGCGCGGACGTGGCGATCGCCAACGGTCGCATCGCGGCAATAGGCAAAGTCTCCGAAGGCGCGAAACGCATCATCGATGCCTCGGATCTTATCGTCACTCCCGGCTTCATTGATCCACATACGCACTACGACGCGCAAATCTGTTGGGACCCGCTGCTGTCGCCATCTTCCTGGCACGGCGTGACGAGCGTCGTCATGGGTAACTGCGGGGTAGGGCTGGCACCGTGCCGACCCGAGGTGCGTGAAATAGCAGCCTGGGATCTCGTCAACGTCGAAGCCATTCCTATCGACGTACTGAGCAAAGGCATTTCTTGGGATTGGGTCACCTTCCCCGAGTACATGAACTCGGCGCAGAAGCGCGGCCTTGGCGTCAACGTGGGTTTCCTGGCACCGCTGACGCCGTTCCGTCACTACGTCATGGGCGAGGAGTCCATGGATCGCGCGGCAACGCCGGAAGAGACCGCACGGATCAAGGCCTTACTTAAAGAGGCCGTCACTGCCGGAGCGTTCGGGTTCACGACCACGGCTATCCCGCAACATATCGGCTACAAAGCTCGTCCACTGGCCTGTCGTTTAGCCAGCCGCGATGAACTCAAAGCCTATGCCAATGCCCTCAAAGAACTGGGGAGAGGGACGATCGAGCTGGCGTTGACGGCCTCCGCCGGGGAACTCTCTGATGAGGAATACGACCTGCTCGATTTCCTGCTTACCGAGAGCGCTCGTCCGGTGACGTGGCTTGGTGTCATCAGTCGCGACGACAAACCCGAGGCTGGGCCGGATGTGCTGCGCAAAGCCGATCCGTTGATTAAGCGCGGTGGGATTCCCCAGGTGACGTGTCGTCCGTTCGTGATTCAGATCGACCTGCGCAACCCGTTCATCTTCGCCAATCACCCCTCGTGGAACCCGGTGTTCAACCGCACGCCGGAAGAGCAGATGCGCGTGTATCGCGACCCGGAATTTCGTCGCGCCTTTCGGAAGGAATTAGAGAAGCCGCGCATTTTCTCGGGACGGTGGGAACGGCTGGAGGTGAAAGAGGTCAGCAACCCGGCGATGAAGCCGCTCGAAGGTAAGACTGTGGCTGAGATCGCCCAGCAACGCGGTAAAGACGGGCTCGACACGTTCCTTGACCTTGCTCTCGAAGACGAGTTGAAGATCCAATACACCATCGTGCTGTTCAACGCTAACGAGGATCTCATTCCCGAGCTGATCACCGATTCGCGGACGTTGATCGGTTTGTCCGATGGCGGCGCGCATGTGGATATGTTGTGTGACGCTGGCTACTGCACGTATCTGTTGGGCACCTGGGTGCGGGACAAGCAAGTCATGACACTGGAGCGGGCGATTCAGCGCCTGACCTCCGAACCTGCGGGGTTCTTCGGTATGCGCGATCGAGGGCAACTCAAGGTCGGCATGGCGGCGGATGTTGCGATCTTCGACTACCACACCGTCGGCTCGGGCAAACGCCCGCAGATGCGCTATGACCTGCCGGGTGGCGGACGCCGTCTGGTCATGCCCGCGCACGGCGTGCAGTACACCATCGTCAATGGCCAGGTGCTCTATGCCGAACAGCAACACAGCGGGGCATTGCCCGGACACGTGTTGCGGTCCGGCGGAACCGCTACTTCCCTTTGA
- a CDS encoding FKBP-type peptidyl-prolyl cis-trans isomerase — protein MRILFALALGLSMLTASWVAAASPEPTSDEQKTLYALGVAMSQSLANFGLNETELEMVKAGLTDGVLKQTPKVSVQEFMPKVQQLQQARAAVAAEGAKKEGAEFLAKAAAEQGAVKTDSGLVFSTIKPGTGVAPKATDTVKVHYQGTLTDGTVFDSSVQRGQPATFPLNGVIPCWTEGVQRMKVGEKSRLVCPSQIAYGDRGAPPKIKPGATLVFEVELLEIVKGK, from the coding sequence ATGCGTATTCTCTTTGCACTCGCTCTCGGACTCTCCATGCTGACGGCCAGTTGGGTTGCCGCAGCCTCGCCGGAACCCACCTCGGACGAACAAAAAACCCTCTACGCGCTCGGCGTCGCCATGAGTCAATCGTTGGCAAACTTCGGTCTCAACGAAACCGAGCTGGAAATGGTGAAGGCTGGGCTGACGGATGGCGTACTGAAACAAACGCCGAAAGTCAGCGTGCAGGAATTCATGCCCAAGGTTCAACAACTCCAACAGGCGCGCGCCGCCGTGGCGGCTGAAGGCGCGAAGAAAGAAGGCGCGGAATTTTTGGCCAAGGCAGCGGCGGAACAAGGCGCGGTCAAAACCGACTCCGGGCTCGTTTTCTCCACCATCAAGCCGGGAACCGGAGTAGCGCCGAAAGCCACGGACACCGTCAAAGTCCACTACCAAGGCACGTTGACCGACGGCACGGTCTTCGACAGCTCGGTGCAACGCGGACAACCGGCGACGTTTCCGCTGAACGGGGTCATTCCCTGCTGGACCGAAGGAGTGCAGCGCATGAAGGTCGGAGAAAAGAGCCGTTTGGTCTGCCCTTCGCAAATTGCTTACGGTGATCGCGGAGCGCCGCCGAAGATCAAGCCGGGGGCGACGCTCGTTTTTGAGGTCGAGTTACTGGAGATCGTCAAAGGGAAGTAG